From Amia ocellicauda isolate fAmiCal2 chromosome 12, fAmiCal2.hap1, whole genome shotgun sequence, a single genomic window includes:
- the dpf2 gene encoding zinc finger protein ubi-d4, giving the protein MAAVVENVVKLLGEQYYKDAMEQCHNYNARLCAERSVRMPFLDSQTGVAQSNCYIWMEKRHRGPGMAPGQLYTYPARRWRKKRRAHPPEDPRLTFPPLKSELEVGLKKDSLVPPDGSSLEALLKAEPLDKRGAPEPRGPEEDPSLADFAGGGAIAAAAARARKRILEPEDFLDDLDDEDYEEDTPKRRGKGKGKGRGVASARKKLDAAAAALEDRDKPYACDICGKRYKNRPGLSYHYAHSHLADEEGEDKEDSEPRTPIPTRSEEQKSKKGPDGLALPNNYCDFCLGDSKINHKTGQSEELVSCSDCGRSGHPSCLQFTPVMMAAVKTYRWQCIECKCCNICGTSENDDQLLFCDDCDRGYHMYCLSPPMAEPPEGSWSCHLCLALLKDKASIYQNQNAPPS; this is encoded by the exons ACTAGGGGAGCAGTACTATAAAGACGCTATGGAGCAGTGCCACAACTACAACGCCCGGCTGTGTGCGGAGCGGAGTGTCCGCATGCCCTTTCTGGACTCTCAGACCGGCGTTGCCCAGAGCAACTGCTACATCTGGATGGAGAAGAGACACCGGGGCCCAG GCATGGCTCCAGGACAGTTGTACACTTACCCAGCTCGGCGctggaggaagaagaggagagCTCACCCCCCTGAGGACCCCCGCCTCACCTTCCCCCCTCTCAAATCAG AGCTGGAGGTGGGGCTGAAGAAGGATTCGCTGGTGCCCCCAGACGGCAGCAGCCTGGAGGCCCTGCTGAAGGCTGAGCCCCTGGACAAGCGCGGTGCCCCGGAGCCCCGTGGCCCCGAGGAGGATCCCAGTCTGGCTGATTTTGCCGGCGGGGGGGCCATTGCCGCAGCTGCCGCCCGCGCCAGGAAG AGGATCCTGGAGCCAGAGGACTTCCTGGACGACTTGGATGACGAAGACTACGAGGAGGACACGCCGAAGAGGCGAGGGAAGGGCAAAGGGAAG GGCCGTGGTGTGGCCAGCGCCCGCAAGAAGCTGGACGCTGCAGCGGCGGCACTGGAGGACCGAGACAAACCCTACGCCTGCGACA TCTGCGGGAAGCGCTACAAGAACCGCCCGGGGCTGAGCTACCACTACGCCCACTCGCACCTTGCAGACGAAGAGGGGGAGGACAAGGAGGACTCGGAGCCCAGGACCCCCATCCCCACTCGCTCCGAGGAGCAGAAGT CTAAGAAGGGTCCTGACGGGCTGGCCCTGCCCAACAACTACTGCGACTTCTGCCTGGGAGACTCCAAAATCAACCACAAGACCGGCCAGTCGGAGGAGCTGGTGTCCTGCTCAGACTGCGGCCGATCGG GTCACCCGTCCTGCCTGCAGTTCACCCCGGTCATGATGGCTGCAGTGAAGACCTATCGCTGGCAGTGCATCGAGTGCAAGTGCTGCAACATCTGTGGGACGTCGGAGAATGAT GACCAGCTGCTGTTCTGCGATGACTGTGACAGAGGGTACCACATGTACTGCCTCAGCCCACCCATGGCTGAGCCCCCCGAAG